The following is a genomic window from Prunus persica cultivar Lovell chromosome G7, Prunus_persica_NCBIv2, whole genome shotgun sequence.
CTTGTGAGGATTGGGGTATTTTCCAGATTGTTGATCATGGAGTTGATACCAAGCTCATCTCGGAAATGACCGGTCTCGCCAGAGAGTTCTTCGCTCTGCCCTCGGAGGAGAAGCTTCGTTTTGACATGTCCGGCGGCAAAAAGGGTGGTTTCATCGTCTCCAGCCATTTACAGGTAACCCAAAATAGAATTCACGAATCACAACTCCGAGTCTCTTGCTTTGATTGATACcataatagaaaaaaaaaaaaaatatatatatatatatatatatatatatagacggaagattaatttttattttaaacacGTAGTTTATTACTGTTTTTGAAAACTTAAGCCATTGAATTATGATTTTAGGTTTTAATAAGATTTTTGAAAGCTGAAGCTGTTAGAACATGAACGGGTCATTGTTTTATATTGTAACACATTTGGACTATAATTTTAGGGAGAAGCTGTGCAAGATTGGCGCGAAATTGTGACATACTTCTCATACCCAATCCGGCACCGGGACTATTCGAGGTGGCCGGACAAGCCGGAAGGATGGAGAGAGGTGACACAGAAGTACAGCGACGAGCTGATGGGGCTGGCATGCAAGCTTTTGGGGGTGTTATCAGAAGCCATGGGACTGGACACAGAGGCATTGACAAAGGCGTGTGTAGACATGGACCAAAAAGTTGTGGTCAATTTCTACCCAAAATGCCCCCAACCCGACCTCACCCTTGGCCTGAAGCGCCACACTGACCCAGGCACAATTACCCTTTTGCTCCAAGACCAGGTTGGTGGCCTCCAGGCTACCAGGGATGATGGGAAGACGTGGATCACCGTTCAACCAGTGGAAGGAGCCTTCGTGGTCAATCTTGGGGACCATGGTCATGTGAGTATTTATGATTTA
Proteins encoded in this region:
- the LOC18770366 gene encoding naringenin,2-oxoglutarate 3-dioxygenase, producing MAPATTLTSIAGEKTLQQKFVRDEDERPKVAYNNFSNEIPIISLAGIDEVEGRRADICKKIVEACEDWGIFQIVDHGVDTKLISEMTGLAREFFALPSEEKLRFDMSGGKKGGFIVSSHLQGEAVQDWREIVTYFSYPIRHRDYSRWPDKPEGWREVTQKYSDELMGLACKLLGVLSEAMGLDTEALTKACVDMDQKVVVNFYPKCPQPDLTLGLKRHTDPGTITLLLQDQVGGLQATRDDGKTWITVQPVEGAFVVNLGDHGHFLSNGRFKNADHQAVVNSNSSRLSIATFQNPAQEATVYPLSIREGEKPILEGPITYTEMYKKKMTKDLELARLKKLAKEQQLQDSEKEGKPKDDIFA